The segment TGGTGGACTGCGTGGAGCTGTCCACGCCGATCACGACGGAGCGGCTCGTGGGCACGCCCTCACCTCTTTCCTGTGGTTCGTCCGGGGCGATTCATGGCGGGGGACTGGCGCCCCGGTGCGTCCGTCCCGTATTAGTTATCTCAGAAAACAAATCCCGAGAGAAGGACACACCATGCCGGATCTCTTCTCCCCCGCCCCCGAGGACCGGTTCACCTTCGGACTGTGGACCGTCGGCTGGCAGGGCCGCGACCCCTTCGGCGAGGCCACCCGGCCGGCCCTCGATCCCGTCGAGACGGTGGAGCGGCTCGCCGCCCTCGGCGCGTACGGCGTCACCTTCCATGACGACGACCTGATCCCCTTCGGCGCCCCGGACGCCGAGCGCGACGCGATCGTCAAGCGCTTCCGGGCCGCACTCGACCGCACCGGACTCGCGGTGCCGATGGCCACCACGAACCTCTTCACCCACCCCGTCTTCAAGGACGGCGCGTTCACCGCCAACGACCGGGACGTCCGCCGCTTCGCCCTGCGCAAGACCCTCCGCAACATCGACCTGGCCGTCGAACTCGGCGCCACCGTCTATGTGGCCTGGGGCGGCCGGGAGGGCGCCGAGTCCGGCGCGGCGAAGGACGTACGGGTCGCGCTCGACCGGATGAAGGAGGCCTTCGACCTGCTCGGCGAGTACGTCACCGAGCAGGGCTACGATCTGCGCTTCGCCATCGAGCCCAAGCCGAACGAGCCGCGCGGCGACATCCTGCTGCCCACCATCGGGCACGCCCTGGCCTTCATCGAGCGCCTGGAGCGCCCCGAACTCGTCGGTGTGAACCCGGAGACGGGCCACGAGCAGATGGCCGGCCTCAACTTCCCGCACGGCATCGCGCAGGCCCTGTGGGCGGGCAAGCTCTTCCACATCGACCTGAACGGCCAGTCCGGCATCAAGTACGACCAGGACTTCCGCTTCGGCGCGGGCGATCTGCGCCAGGCGTTCTGGCTGGTGGACCTGCTGGAGACGGCCGGGTACGAGGGCCCGCGCCACTTCGACTTCAAGCCGGTGCGGACGGACGGCGCGGACGGGGTGTGGGAGTCCGCGAAGAACTGCATGCGGAACTACCTGATCCTCAAGGAGCGCACGGCGGCCTTCCGCGCCGACCCGGACGTCCAGCGGGCCCTGACCGCTTCCCGGCTGCCCGAACTCGCCGTCCCCACGGCCGCCGACGGCCTCGCCGCGCTGCTCGCCGACCCCACGGCGTACGAGACCTTCGACCCGGACGCGGCGGCGGCCCGCTCCATGGCCTTCGAACACCTCGACCAGCTGGCCCTGGAGCACCTGCTCGGCGTCCGCTGAGAACGCCGTCGCACGAGGCGCCGTACGAGACCGTCGCACGCAGCCGTCGCACGAGGCCCGCGTACGAAGCCGTCGTACGCAGGCGGTCAGTGCCCGGCGAGGGTCGAGCGGCGGACGACCAGTTCCGGCTGGAGCACCACGTGCTCGTGCCGGTGGTCGGCCGCCCGCTCGCCGGTCTCCTCCAGGAGAAGCTCGGCCGCCTTGGCTCCGAGCGTCAGCGCCGGCTGCCGTACGGACGTCAGGGGTACGGTCGCGGCCGCGGCGAACTCGATGTCGTCGTAGCCGACGATGGCCATGTCCTCCGGGACCCTGACCCCCGCCGCGTAGAGCGACTGGAGCACACCGAGCGCCAGCAGGTCGTTGGCGCAGAAGACGGCCGTCGGGCGGTCGGCGAGGCCGAGCAGACGGGAGCCCGCGTCGCGCCCCGAGGCCACGTCCAGGCGCTCCGCCGGGAGTTCCCGGAGCGCCGACGCGGGCAGTCCCGCCTCCGCGAGCGCGAGCAGCGCGCCCTCGCGCCGGTCGCGGATCTGCTGGAGGTGGGACGGGCCGCTGACGTACGCGAAGGAGCGGTGTCCCGCCGCGGTGAGGTGCCGGATCGCCAGCGAGCCGCCGACGACGTCGTCGACGGAGACAGAGCAGCCGGCGCCGTCGCCCGCCACCCGGTCGACGAGCACGGACGGGATGCCGTGGCGGCGGAACTCGCGCAGGTTCGCACCGCTCGGGTCGGCGGGGGTGACCAGGACGCCGCGGACGCGCTGCTCCGCGAAGAGGGACAGGTAGTCGGCCTCCTCACCGGCGTTCTGGTCGCTGTTGCAGACCATGACGCCCAGACCGGCCGCACGTGCCGTGCGCTCGGCGCCCCGGGCGATGTCGACGAAGAAGGGGTTGCCCATGTCGAGGACGAGCAAGGCCATGATCCGGCTGCGGCCGGCCCGTAGCTGGCGGGCGGACTCGCTGCGCACGTAGCCGAGGCGGGCGATGACCCGCCGTACGTGTTCGAGCGTCGCGGGCGAGACCCGTTCGGGCTGGTTGATCACGTTCGAGACGGTCCCGACGGAGACTCCCGCCTCGCGTGCCACGTCCTTGATGCCGACGTTCCCGACCGCCCGCGCGGTGTCCGTCATCCGTCCCACCTGGTCCGTCCTGCCCCTACCGCCCCGGCCGGGCGAGGTCCCGCCCCGCTTTTCATCCTATGCGGCCGCGTCGCGGCGGGCCGCCGCCCGGCGCCTCTCACGCGAGGTGGAAGACCTCGGTGAGCGGGCGCATGGCGGCGTCGGGCGCCTGCCCGTCGAGCTCCTCGAAGAACTCCGCCATCTCCGCCTGCCAGCGGGCGTTGACCTCGGTGGCCTCCATCGCGGCGCGGGCCCGGTCGAAGTCCGGCGTCTCCAGATAGCCGACGAGCAGCCCGTCCTCGCGGAGGAAGAGGGAGTAGTTGTGCCAGCCGGCAGCGGAAAGTGCCGTGAGCATGTCGGCCCAGACGTCCGTGTGGCGCGCCCGGTACTCCTCCACCCGCCCGGCCCGGACCTTGAGCAGGAAACAGACCCGCCGCATGTTCGCCATCCCGTTCACCCTCGCCCTCGCCGTCGCCGACCCCATGGCTGAAATGATTCAGTCCGTGCGCTCGACGCTAGGCCGTGGACATGATCGTGGTCAAGGGTTGCGACGACATCCTGGACGGCAGCCGGATCTCCCATGGGATGAATCGATTCACGCAAGAGTCGATCCAGGCGCCCCGCGCCCGACACGAAGGAGCGGCCGCTTCCCGAAGGATGCGACCGCTCCCCTGACGTACGCGCTGCGCCGGCGACGCCGACGACGCCGACCGCCCCGACTACGCAGACTCCCGCCGGACCAACTCCGTCGGGAGGATCACCGTCGCCGGGTCCTCCCCCGCTATCCGGGCGAGCAGCGTCCGTACCATCTCGGTGCTGATCCGGTCCCAGGGCTGACGGATCGTGGTCAGCGAGGGGCGGGAGGACAGGGCTGCCGGGGAGTCGTCGAAGCCTCCGACGGCTATGTCCTCGGGGACCTTCCGGCCCGCGCGGGCGAGGGCGTCGAGGACGCCCTGGGCCATCAGGTCGGAGGCGACGAAGACGGCGTCGATGTCCGGGGCGCGCTCCAGGAGGGCTACGGCCGCGTCCTCGCCGCT is part of the Streptomyces sp. NBC_00250 genome and harbors:
- the xylA gene encoding xylose isomerase, which gives rise to MPDLFSPAPEDRFTFGLWTVGWQGRDPFGEATRPALDPVETVERLAALGAYGVTFHDDDLIPFGAPDAERDAIVKRFRAALDRTGLAVPMATTNLFTHPVFKDGAFTANDRDVRRFALRKTLRNIDLAVELGATVYVAWGGREGAESGAAKDVRVALDRMKEAFDLLGEYVTEQGYDLRFAIEPKPNEPRGDILLPTIGHALAFIERLERPELVGVNPETGHEQMAGLNFPHGIAQALWAGKLFHIDLNGQSGIKYDQDFRFGAGDLRQAFWLVDLLETAGYEGPRHFDFKPVRTDGADGVWESAKNCMRNYLILKERTAAFRADPDVQRALTASRLPELAVPTAADGLAALLADPTAYETFDPDAAAARSMAFEHLDQLALEHLLGVR
- a CDS encoding LacI family DNA-binding transcriptional regulator, whose protein sequence is MTDTARAVGNVGIKDVAREAGVSVGTVSNVINQPERVSPATLEHVRRVIARLGYVRSESARQLRAGRSRIMALLVLDMGNPFFVDIARGAERTARAAGLGVMVCNSDQNAGEEADYLSLFAEQRVRGVLVTPADPSGANLREFRRHGIPSVLVDRVAGDGAGCSVSVDDVVGGSLAIRHLTAAGHRSFAYVSGPSHLQQIRDRREGALLALAEAGLPASALRELPAERLDVASGRDAGSRLLGLADRPTAVFCANDLLALGVLQSLYAAGVRVPEDMAIVGYDDIEFAAAATVPLTSVRQPALTLGAKAAELLLEETGERAADHRHEHVVLQPELVVRRSTLAGH
- a CDS encoding L-rhamnose mutarotase, whose protein sequence is MRRVCFLLKVRAGRVEEYRARHTDVWADMLTALSAAGWHNYSLFLREDGLLVGYLETPDFDRARAAMEATEVNARWQAEMAEFFEELDGQAPDAAMRPLTEVFHLA